The following coding sequences are from one Epilithonimonas vandammei window:
- a CDS encoding TonB-dependent receptor has translation MIKKLSLISLFTMLPASFYFAQTTVFAYLKDADGKPVEKAQVSLKGEGNDVTADKIGYFQFVDLKSGHYQVVVSKPNFETKTLEFDVTTEKRKDLGVITLYSTLTGVDQGLVILDNADEEGSGQTSTVGLLQSSQDVFNRIASFDLGFYWFRPRGIDGRTSENMMNGVSMVKSDNGNVDFSNWGGLNEIVRYPEISANHSPSEYAFGGASGVIYKNTKASEYRKGFQAVYSITNRNYRQRVSLRYTSGMSKSGWAFTLMGAKRWAEEGIQEGTFYDAYGTYLGIEKKFNNNHTITFNAFASPFRRSTSSPNTQEVYDYRGVHYNSYWGWQDGEKRNERVRQGFQPVLMLQDFWKINKKSNLWTSVSYQFGKDKGSRLDWQNAPNPSPTYYRNLPSYIASLNPAVLTADPNNLGSLSGAYDAYQSAVNLWQSGDPSLTQINWNRLYAKNMEQAPVTNYGVTGKRAIYFQVNDVSDDKIWNAATHYTYNFTDKSRFILNLSYQNYKSDLYREVKDLLGADFAYNRDPFAATNNPGTSGLFNEGEENVAKKVGDKIGYNYTFRRQEVKVNPGYKFSQGAFDVFVSGMFGYSSSNREGHFKHYLYADSFGKSADKNYWNYGMKGQIVYRLNGRNFLIYNGAYFSQAPYLEDIFINPRLNASVAPNLKNTIINANDLSYVVNTPFYKIRASVFLVDTQNETNVQRFFADGIQIGSNDGNGDAGTNSGGKYVQSAFITQVMSNVEKRNMGAELGMDIKILPTLSFQGAASYGKFTYKNDPDVYFASDAIGVFANNQSFVKFGKSYIKDYKQGGTPQTAFSVGLRYSSPKYWWVGANWNYLDDNYLDPSAIMRSENFVQNPNSGTPYNDISESEVRRLLKPNKLPSAYFFNANVGKSWVLGKYYVLISASVNNIFDNTKYITGGFEQTRNIKYDTFSVDYDRATSLFGPKYWYTQGRSYFVNLQFRF, from the coding sequence ATGATTAAAAAATTATCATTAATCTCCTTATTTACAATGCTTCCGGCATCATTTTATTTTGCACAGACTACGGTTTTTGCATACCTGAAAGATGCGGATGGTAAACCTGTGGAAAAAGCACAAGTTAGTTTAAAAGGAGAGGGTAATGATGTTACGGCAGACAAAATTGGTTATTTCCAATTCGTAGATCTGAAATCCGGACATTATCAAGTAGTGGTATCAAAACCAAATTTCGAAACAAAAACATTGGAATTTGATGTAACCACAGAAAAGAGAAAAGATTTGGGGGTTATTACCCTTTATTCTACCCTGACAGGAGTGGATCAAGGATTGGTAATCCTTGATAATGCTGATGAAGAAGGTAGCGGGCAGACTTCTACAGTTGGTCTTCTACAGTCTTCGCAAGATGTGTTCAACAGAATTGCCAGTTTTGACCTTGGATTTTACTGGTTTCGCCCAAGAGGGATTGACGGAAGAACTTCCGAAAATATGATGAACGGTGTTTCTATGGTAAAATCGGATAATGGTAATGTAGATTTTTCTAATTGGGGAGGTCTTAATGAAATCGTTAGATATCCTGAGATATCGGCTAACCATTCACCTTCAGAATATGCATTCGGTGGTGCAAGTGGCGTAATCTATAAAAACACCAAAGCTAGCGAATACAGAAAAGGTTTTCAGGCTGTTTACTCTATAACAAACAGGAACTATAGGCAAAGAGTCTCTTTAAGATATACATCCGGAATGTCAAAAAGTGGATGGGCTTTCACCTTAATGGGAGCTAAGAGATGGGCAGAAGAAGGAATACAGGAAGGAACTTTTTATGATGCATATGGTACTTATCTTGGTATTGAGAAAAAGTTTAATAATAATCACACCATAACTTTTAATGCTTTTGCTTCACCATTTAGAAGATCTACTTCTAGCCCTAATACACAAGAAGTTTACGATTACAGAGGTGTACATTATAATTCCTATTGGGGATGGCAAGACGGTGAAAAACGTAACGAACGTGTGAGGCAAGGTTTTCAGCCAGTATTGATGTTACAGGATTTTTGGAAGATCAATAAAAAATCAAATCTTTGGACTTCGGTATCGTATCAGTTTGGAAAAGATAAAGGCTCAAGATTAGATTGGCAAAATGCTCCAAATCCAAGCCCGACTTATTACAGAAACCTTCCTAGTTATATAGCTTCATTAAATCCAGCTGTTTTAACTGCTGATCCCAATAATCTTGGATCCCTTTCTGGTGCATATGATGCTTACCAATCGGCTGTAAATCTTTGGCAAAGCGGAGATCCTAGTCTAACGCAAATTAACTGGAATAGGTTGTATGCCAAAAATATGGAGCAGGCTCCTGTAACAAATTATGGAGTTACCGGAAAAAGAGCAATTTATTTCCAAGTAAATGATGTTAGTGATGATAAAATATGGAATGCGGCTACGCATTATACATACAATTTTACGGATAAGTCAAGATTTATTTTGAATTTATCTTATCAGAATTATAAATCAGACCTTTACAGAGAAGTAAAAGATCTTTTGGGAGCAGATTTCGCTTATAATAGAGACCCTTTCGCTGCAACCAATAATCCCGGAACATCAGGATTATTCAATGAAGGTGAAGAAAATGTTGCAAAAAAGGTTGGAGATAAAATAGGTTATAACTATACGTTCAGAAGACAGGAAGTGAAAGTTAATCCTGGATACAAATTTTCTCAAGGAGCCTTTGATGTATTTGTTTCGGGTATGTTTGGTTATTCTTCTTCAAACAGAGAAGGTCACTTCAAACATTATCTTTATGCAGATTCTTTCGGAAAAAGTGCTGATAAGAACTACTGGAATTACGGTATGAAAGGACAAATCGTCTATAGGCTTAATGGTAGAAATTTCTTGATTTATAATGGCGCATACTTTTCACAAGCACCGTATTTAGAGGATATTTTCATTAATCCAAGACTAAATGCATCAGTTGCGCCTAACCTCAAGAATACAATTATCAATGCCAATGATTTGAGTTATGTTGTCAATACGCCTTTCTACAAAATCAGAGCCTCTGTTTTCTTGGTAGATACTCAGAATGAGACCAACGTACAACGTTTCTTTGCAGATGGCATACAGATAGGCAGTAATGATGGAAATGGCGATGCAGGAACTAACTCTGGTGGAAAATATGTACAAAGTGCATTTATTACTCAGGTAATGTCTAATGTAGAAAAGAGAAATATGGGTGCAGAGTTGGGAATGGATATTAAAATCTTGCCAACATTATCTTTCCAAGGAGCAGCAAGCTATGGTAAATTTACTTATAAAAACGATCCCGATGTATATTTTGCATCTGATGCGATTGGCGTATTCGCTAATAATCAATCTTTTGTGAAGTTTGGAAAATCTTATATTAAAGATTACAAACAAGGAGGTACCCCTCAAACGGCTTTCTCTGTTGGTTTGAGATATAGCTCACCAAAATATTGGTGGGTTGGAGCAAATTGGAACTATTTGGATGATAATTATCTTGATCCTTCCGCTATAATGAGATCAGAAAACTTTGTGCAAAATCCTAATTCTGGCACTCCATACAATGATATTTCCGAATCAGAAGTGAGAAGACTCTTGAAGCCAAACAAGCTTCCATCAGCATATTTTTTTAATGCCAATGTTGGAAAATCTTGGGTTTTAGGAAAATATTATGTACTAATTTCTGCAAGTGTCAATAATATTTTTGACAATACAAAATATATTACCGGAGGTTTTGAGCAAACAAGAAATATTAAATACGATACATTTAGTGTAGATTATGACAGAGCTACATCTTTATTTGGTCCTAAATATTGGTATACACAAGGACGTTCGTATTTTGTAAATTTACAATTCAGATTCTAA
- a CDS encoding DUF5689 domain-containing protein gives MSALIAGTFTSCVKDDEWSTPEILCNNRFDAPTISMADFAAKAPTSGTYKIPADGPAVILDGYVVSSDENGNFYKTISFQDKPVNPTVGLQIEVDKASNYTDFPAGSHIRIKANGLVLGWDRGTRKIGSVDPTYAIGRIPSVSLKNYLAGVCNGSNRLDVATLVPTQVSNLADAQQVKYLNTLVSVPNVQFTDSEVSPTVKTYIDLNPLADTNRTLIDGNKNSTVIRNSSYFAFGANPLPTGNGTISFVVSRYNTDFQMLIRGIDDVKFTNPRFGECETATPNLTLGELKNLYPSNAADPRQITADYIIEAYVSSSDKSGNIYKTLYVQDKLENPTQGLGIVTNVVNMVGKYPVGTKVYIHAKDLWLSKVGGIVQLIDKTFNTSTNAYDYFLSNLKMNTNIVRACTQPTTPIVPLVVNSSILSGDTTGNLVGTLVKFEKAQFSIDAVYGYNNVINTYANPGLTTNRTIEFFKADGTADGTIIARNSAYSTFANASIPSGSGSALAILSKYNSDWQLYIRDQNEVDFSGNRFDSGPPKGGTSITYSGSFIENFESYPYSSSPYFNNFPAYVNDPFLGSRYWELRSFSGNKYVQLSANGASNSIKTYFIVPIDFTAANTLSFKVNVGFYNGDALKVYTTTNYTPLGNIGDATLNNITSNFTIPKTPTSGYGTLVSAGTYNLPTSLTGNGFIVFEYDGGSSNGITTTVQLDDITVQ, from the coding sequence ATGTCCGCTTTGATTGCAGGGACATTTACTTCGTGTGTAAAAGATGATGAATGGAGTACCCCAGAGATTCTTTGCAACAACAGATTTGATGCCCCCACTATCTCAATGGCGGATTTTGCAGCAAAGGCTCCAACATCTGGGACATACAAAATTCCAGCAGACGGACCAGCGGTGATTTTGGATGGATATGTAGTTTCTTCGGATGAAAACGGAAATTTCTATAAGACAATATCTTTTCAAGACAAACCTGTAAACCCAACTGTTGGTTTGCAAATAGAAGTAGATAAAGCTTCAAATTATACAGATTTTCCAGCTGGATCTCATATAAGAATAAAAGCAAATGGCTTGGTTCTTGGATGGGATAGGGGCACAAGAAAAATAGGTTCAGTAGATCCTACATATGCAATAGGAAGAATCCCTAGCGTTTCGCTAAAAAATTATCTTGCAGGTGTTTGTAATGGAAGCAACAGACTAGATGTAGCAACTTTGGTTCCTACACAAGTTTCTAATCTTGCAGATGCGCAACAAGTAAAATATCTAAATACGTTGGTAAGTGTGCCAAATGTTCAGTTCACTGACTCAGAAGTTTCGCCTACTGTTAAAACTTATATTGACCTTAATCCATTGGCAGACACAAATAGAACGCTGATTGACGGAAATAAAAACAGTACGGTCATAAGAAATTCTAGTTATTTCGCTTTTGGTGCAAATCCTTTGCCAACTGGGAACGGAACTATTTCTTTCGTTGTCTCTAGATACAATACTGATTTTCAAATGTTAATAAGGGGAATAGATGATGTTAAATTTACCAATCCGAGATTTGGAGAGTGTGAAACAGCTACGCCTAATCTTACTCTCGGTGAGCTTAAAAATCTTTATCCTTCCAACGCTGCGGATCCAAGACAAATTACTGCGGATTACATTATTGAAGCTTATGTAAGCTCTTCTGATAAAAGTGGTAATATTTATAAAACATTATATGTTCAAGACAAATTAGAAAATCCTACCCAAGGACTTGGTATTGTTACAAACGTAGTAAATATGGTCGGCAAGTATCCCGTTGGAACAAAGGTATACATCCACGCAAAAGACTTATGGCTTTCTAAAGTTGGAGGAATTGTCCAATTAATTGATAAAACATTCAACACAAGCACCAATGCGTACGATTATTTCTTGAGTAATTTAAAAATGAATACAAACATTGTGAGAGCTTGCACACAACCGACTACTCCAATTGTTCCTCTGGTTGTTAATTCATCTATTTTAAGCGGTGACACAACAGGAAACTTAGTTGGAACTTTAGTTAAATTTGAAAAAGCACAGTTTTCAATAGATGCTGTATACGGATACAATAATGTTATAAACACTTATGCTAATCCTGGCCTAACGACAAATAGAACCATAGAATTCTTCAAAGCAGATGGTACCGCTGATGGAACTATTATAGCACGAAACTCTGCATATTCTACTTTTGCAAATGCTTCTATTCCTTCTGGAAGTGGTTCAGCCTTGGCAATATTAAGTAAATACAATAGTGATTGGCAGCTTTATATAAGAGATCAAAATGAAGTTGATTTCTCAGGCAACAGATTTGATTCTGGTCCACCTAAAGGAGGAACTAGTATTACTTACAGCGGTTCTTTTATAGAAAACTTTGAGAGCTATCCTTACAGTTCTTCTCCATATTTTAATAATTTCCCAGCATATGTAAATGATCCATTCTTAGGAAGCAGATATTGGGAATTGAGATCTTTTAGTGGTAATAAATATGTACAACTTAGTGCTAATGGTGCCTCAAATAGTATTAAAACTTACTTTATTGTACCAATAGATTTTACTGCGGCTAATACTTTATCCTTCAAAGTGAATGTAGGTTTCTATAACGGTGATGCATTAAAAGTATATACGACAACCAATTATACTCCACTAGGAAACATTGGTGATGCTACCCTTAATAATATCACTTCAAATTTCACTATTCCAAAAACTCCAACTTCTGGTTATGGGACTTTAGTTTCGGCAGGAACTTATAATCTCCCTACATCCCTCACAGGTAATGGTTTTATTGTTTTTGAATATGACGGTGGTTCTTCTAATGGTATTACAACAACAGTTCAATTAGATGATATTACAGTTCAATAA
- a CDS encoding endonuclease/exonuclease/phosphatase family protein, producing MNAYISPNVFGMLNLLSLAFPILMIIHILLLIFWIISWRKRAAIFLVLTFFLITPIRRWINYTPAKKEIPNLKVISLNGKSGKFGDENIYRFLNEQQADVVLTQEYKSAENLKGFEYFERRFPVVKIQSRFPILRSDIVETDAKNGRCIFADIKVNNKVIRFVNVYMEPFYIEKQMVKPGDNLDENEKKFKNILHMLIPTFRKHQNQIIPIKSFIEGSPYPVIVAGDFNAVPNSYEYYKISEGLQDVFLKVGRGSGTSFHDFKFPLKIDHFFASESVEPISYKVDRSVRISDHFPVLAEFRVK from the coding sequence ATGAATGCTTATATTTCGCCTAACGTATTTGGGATGCTTAATCTGCTTTCACTTGCATTTCCGATACTGATGATTATCCACATCTTATTATTGATTTTCTGGATCATCAGCTGGAGAAAAAGAGCAGCAATCTTTCTTGTCTTAACGTTTTTTTTAATCACACCTATAAGACGCTGGATCAATTATACACCTGCAAAGAAAGAAATTCCGAATCTTAAAGTCATTTCCCTCAACGGAAAATCGGGGAAATTCGGTGATGAGAATATTTACCGTTTTCTGAATGAGCAACAAGCGGATGTAGTTCTCACTCAAGAATACAAAAGTGCTGAAAATCTGAAGGGCTTTGAATATTTTGAGCGCCGTTTTCCTGTTGTCAAAATACAATCGAGATTCCCAATCCTTAGAAGCGATATTGTAGAAACTGACGCAAAAAACGGTCGCTGTATATTTGCTGACATCAAGGTAAATAATAAAGTCATCCGCTTTGTTAATGTCTATATGGAACCATTTTATATTGAAAAACAAATGGTTAAACCTGGTGATAACCTCGATGAAAATGAGAAGAAGTTTAAAAATATTCTTCATATGCTGATTCCCACCTTCCGGAAACATCAAAATCAAATTATTCCTATCAAGAGCTTCATAGAAGGTTCTCCTTATCCTGTGATAGTTGCCGGAGATTTCAACGCTGTACCTAATTCTTATGAGTATTATAAAATATCCGAAGGTCTTCAGGATGTTTTTCTAAAGGTAGGAAGAGGCAGTGGCACAAGCTTTCATGACTTTAAATTCCCATTAAAAATCGACCATTTTTTCGCTTCGGAATCTGTTGAACCTATTAGCTATAAAGTTGATCGAAGTGTCAGGATTTCAGATCATTTTCCGGTACTAGCAGAATTTCGTGTTAAATAA
- a CDS encoding rhomboid family intramembrane serine protease, with translation MFSQLTPATKNIIIINVIFFVGTFLLQNLNIDLESLFAGYFPLSPNFRSWQIITHMFMHGSILHIAFNMMTLWSFGPVLEQVLGQKKFLILYFASGLGGFALYNIWNYYEVSQITNFLTSQAYDIHEIYKYADNSYSGEMPISTNSEAVRDAAQQLFIILKTPMVGASGAIFGVIAAFSTLFPDAKLMFMFIPFPIKAKYLTPIIIVVSLFLGFRQFSGDNIAHFAHLGGALIGFLYIWSWKKNRDRIQ, from the coding sequence ATGTTTTCACAACTGACACCTGCTACAAAGAATATTATCATCATCAATGTGATCTTCTTTGTAGGTACATTTTTACTACAAAATCTTAACATTGATTTAGAATCATTATTTGCAGGCTACTTTCCGTTGTCTCCAAATTTCAGATCCTGGCAAATAATTACGCATATGTTTATGCACGGAAGCATACTTCATATTGCTTTTAACATGATGACACTGTGGAGTTTCGGACCAGTATTAGAACAGGTTTTGGGACAGAAAAAGTTTCTGATTTTGTACTTTGCATCAGGTTTAGGAGGATTTGCACTGTACAACATCTGGAATTATTATGAAGTGAGCCAGATTACTAATTTTTTGACAAGTCAGGCTTATGACATCCATGAAATATATAAATATGCGGATAATAGTTATTCCGGGGAAATGCCAATCAGTACTAATTCCGAGGCGGTAAGAGATGCTGCCCAACAGCTTTTCATCATTCTTAAAACCCCTATGGTTGGTGCTTCAGGTGCTATTTTTGGGGTGATAGCCGCATTCTCCACATTGTTTCCTGATGCAAAACTGATGTTTATGTTTATTCCGTTTCCTATTAAAGCTAAATATCTGACACCGATTATTATTGTTGTTTCTTTATTTTTAGGATTTAGGCAGTTTAGCGGAGATAACATTGCCCATTTTGCCCATCTTGGTGGTGCGCTAATCGGTTTTCTCTATATCTGGAGCTGGAAAAAGAACAGAGACAGGATCCAATAA
- the mutL gene encoding DNA mismatch repair endonuclease MutL, with protein MSDIIQLLPDHVANQIAAGEVVQRPASIVKELLENAVDAGSDKIQLIVRDAGKNLIQVVDNGIGMSETDARLAFERHATSKIRSTEDIFKIATKGFRGEALASIAAVAQVELKTKQKDLPVGTNIYIEGGQFQFQEPVQTVEGSNFSVKNLFYNVPARRKFLKNDNVEFRHIIDEFQRVALAHESIEFELFHNDEPIFKLRKGGQMQRIVDVFGRKLQPLLIPIKEDLGWVNLQGYVAKPEGAKKVRGEQFFFVNGRYFKSAYLSKAVQEAFDGLLQPGYIPSFFLYLELDPEKIDVNIHPQKTEVKFEDEALIFALMRSTIKRSLGIYNVAPSLDFERDPKMEAFFAPTPSKSNHSSPMPSAINVDRDFNPFTTQKTSTEEIINLTDLYDVTATAAPSKINLFEDDDLDEDLFRLPNGYWLLNKDGQTYMLDLGRMHRVLMSSHQENLPTKKAGQSLLFSLEYHLNEIEKNKYKSIKKYLPDFGFEMTLAQENVLRIEAVPEALKESQVIKFLEKIFEVLEYRTEEDFYKYFEYQWVKLKTKSKFDFIYKTEVEQLVKDFMDLGFPQYTVNGKKCWLEVPFDDFKNKF; from the coding sequence TTCAGGTGGTGGATAACGGAATTGGCATGTCAGAAACAGATGCAAGACTTGCCTTCGAACGTCACGCTACATCCAAAATCCGCTCTACGGAAGACATTTTTAAAATTGCGACCAAAGGTTTCCGTGGCGAAGCATTGGCATCTATTGCCGCTGTGGCTCAGGTTGAGCTAAAGACTAAGCAAAAAGATTTGCCTGTAGGAACCAATATTTATATCGAAGGTGGACAATTCCAGTTTCAGGAGCCAGTTCAGACTGTCGAAGGTTCTAACTTTTCCGTCAAAAATCTTTTTTACAATGTTCCGGCAAGGCGCAAATTTCTGAAGAATGACAATGTAGAATTCCGTCATATTATTGATGAATTTCAGCGTGTTGCACTCGCCCACGAATCTATCGAGTTTGAATTATTCCATAATGACGAACCGATTTTCAAACTAAGAAAAGGCGGACAGATGCAGCGCATCGTAGATGTTTTCGGAAGGAAACTGCAGCCGCTTCTGATTCCAATTAAGGAAGATCTGGGTTGGGTTAATCTGCAAGGTTACGTCGCCAAACCCGAAGGTGCCAAAAAAGTCCGAGGCGAGCAGTTTTTCTTTGTCAACGGAAGATATTTCAAAAGTGCTTATCTCAGCAAAGCGGTTCAGGAAGCCTTTGACGGACTACTACAGCCGGGTTATATTCCATCATTTTTTCTTTATCTGGAATTGGATCCGGAGAAGATCGATGTCAATATACATCCCCAGAAAACTGAAGTGAAATTTGAAGATGAAGCATTGATTTTTGCCCTGATGCGTTCCACTATCAAACGTTCTTTAGGGATTTACAATGTTGCACCTAGCCTGGATTTCGAAAGAGACCCGAAAATGGAAGCTTTTTTTGCGCCAACGCCTAGCAAAAGCAACCACAGTTCTCCAATGCCTTCTGCCATTAATGTAGACCGGGATTTTAATCCCTTTACAACGCAAAAAACATCTACCGAAGAAATCATTAACCTTACTGATCTTTACGATGTTACGGCAACGGCAGCGCCCTCCAAAATCAATCTTTTTGAAGACGATGACTTGGATGAGGATCTATTCCGTCTTCCAAACGGCTACTGGCTGCTCAACAAAGATGGACAAACGTATATGCTGGATCTTGGCAGGATGCACAGAGTTCTGATGTCTTCGCACCAAGAAAATCTTCCTACTAAAAAAGCCGGACAAAGCCTATTGTTTTCATTGGAATATCATCTTAATGAAATCGAGAAAAATAAATATAAATCCATCAAAAAATACCTGCCGGATTTCGGTTTCGAAATGACTTTGGCTCAAGAGAATGTTCTCAGAATCGAAGCTGTTCCGGAAGCTTTAAAAGAATCGCAAGTCATCAAATTCTTAGAAAAAATATTTGAAGTCCTGGAATACAGAACAGAAGAAGACTTCTATAAATATTTTGAATATCAATGGGTTAAACTAAAAACCAAATCGAAATTCGATTTCATTTATAAAACTGAAGTTGAGCAATTGGTCAAAGATTTTATGGATCTTGGTTTTCCGCAATATACGGTGAACGGAAAAAAATGCTGGCTGGAAGTTCCGTTTGATGACTTCAAAAATAAATTTTAA